One Rhodobacteraceae bacterium M385 genomic region harbors:
- a CDS encoding cache domain-containing protein has translation MKFLNKLSLSAKLIALLAATLMALSFAVSFVGYLEVRHTYFESVENDNWIGARIVANQVQETYEGASFVAGEGHVIDRIVWPDMPQDASDALVAPAASLAGLDAAIFRFDPATEAFVRIASTIAEDVEQPAIGAMIAHSDAYLALRDHDTHIGPAQADGASHQVLRAPIFDADGSVVGAIAIAANTADFIGHQRELWVNEILVAAASIAVALLFAFLAARWIMTPLSRMTQCIVNLSKGTLDQHIPYRTREDEVGMMSSGLLVLQASMVEAERLHQLEADRVRQDQEKKRDQDIVVEALTEGLARLGKLDLTKQIESRPDAPFPSEYEGLRTSFNLLVDNLSDNVEAIREVADEVNQDARELASSSSDLSSRTESQAATLEQSAAALEQLSESVRSTAANASDAEATTDENRLVAKRTGDIVEDAITAMAAIEASSQQITQIISVIDDIAFQTNLLALNAGVEAARAGEAGRGFAVVASEVRALAQHSSASAQEIKTLIASSSEQVESGSKLVRKAGDTIGDIISRVDKVAGLVSDIAVSAKEQSTGVTEINAGMRELDIATQSNAAMAEEASAASENLTNAADRLAGHLARFQMIRSASSAPAWAPGGTSPTGHAAFDGAIQAAAVAGASTAPLLASSATGDPQADVFKDF, from the coding sequence ATGAAATTTCTCAACAAGCTAAGCTTGAGCGCTAAACTCATCGCTTTGCTGGCTGCCACGCTGATGGCGCTGTCCTTTGCGGTATCTTTCGTGGGCTATCTGGAGGTTCGTCACACCTATTTTGAAAGTGTTGAGAACGACAATTGGATCGGCGCGCGGATCGTGGCCAACCAAGTGCAGGAGACCTACGAAGGGGCCAGCTTCGTTGCAGGTGAGGGCCATGTAATTGACAGAATCGTCTGGCCTGACATGCCGCAAGATGCGAGCGACGCGCTGGTCGCCCCCGCTGCAAGCCTCGCGGGGCTGGACGCTGCAATCTTTCGGTTTGATCCCGCAACCGAGGCGTTTGTCCGCATCGCCTCGACTATTGCAGAAGATGTTGAACAGCCCGCGATAGGGGCCATGATCGCGCATTCGGACGCTTACCTTGCGCTGCGGGACCATGACACTCACATAGGTCCGGCGCAGGCGGATGGGGCAAGCCATCAGGTGCTTCGCGCCCCGATATTTGACGCAGATGGTTCCGTTGTGGGTGCCATCGCAATTGCGGCCAACACGGCTGATTTCATAGGCCACCAGCGGGAGCTTTGGGTAAATGAAATCCTGGTGGCCGCGGCCTCCATCGCGGTGGCCTTGCTGTTCGCTTTCCTCGCTGCCCGCTGGATCATGACCCCCCTGTCGCGCATGACCCAATGCATCGTGAACCTGTCGAAAGGCACACTGGATCAACACATCCCCTATCGAACCCGCGAAGATGAAGTGGGCATGATGTCTTCCGGATTGCTCGTGCTCCAAGCCTCGATGGTGGAAGCTGAACGTCTGCACCAATTGGAAGCAGACCGCGTCCGTCAAGATCAGGAAAAGAAACGAGATCAGGACATTGTGGTTGAAGCCCTGACCGAAGGGTTGGCCCGGCTTGGAAAATTGGACCTGACAAAGCAGATCGAAAGCCGTCCCGACGCACCGTTTCCATCAGAATATGAGGGGCTGCGCACGTCGTTCAATCTGCTGGTCGATAACCTTTCGGACAACGTGGAGGCGATCCGCGAAGTGGCTGATGAGGTCAACCAAGACGCCCGCGAATTGGCCAGCTCCTCGTCTGATCTATCTAGCCGAACCGAAAGCCAAGCCGCGACACTGGAACAATCGGCCGCCGCCTTGGAACAATTGAGCGAAAGCGTTCGATCAACAGCCGCCAACGCCTCGGACGCGGAAGCCACAACGGATGAGAACCGCCTTGTCGCCAAACGCACTGGCGACATTGTGGAGGATGCCATCACCGCCATGGCCGCGATCGAAGCTTCGTCCCAACAGATCACGCAGATCATCTCTGTTATCGACGACATCGCCTTTCAAACCAACCTGTTGGCCCTGAACGCGGGGGTTGAAGCCGCCCGCGCGGGCGAGGCAGGCCGTGGCTTTGCCGTTGTGGCATCGGAGGTAAGGGCTTTGGCGCAGCATTCCTCGGCCTCGGCACAGGAAATCAAAACACTGATAGCGTCGTCAAGCGAACAGGTAGAAAGCGGCAGCAAGCTGGTTCGCAAGGCCGGCGACACGATCGGCGACATCATCAGCCGTGTCGATAAAGTAGCAGGGCTCGTCTCGGATATCGCCGTTTCCGCGAAGGAGCAGTCGACCGGCGTTACTGAGATCAACGCCGGCATGAGAGAGCTAGACATCGCCACCCAAAGCAACGCCGCTATGGCGGAAGAGGCGTCTGCCGCCAGTGAAAACCTGACCAATGCAGCAGATCGCCTGGCCGGACATCTTGCGCGCTTCCAAATGATCCGATCAGCCTCTTCCGCCCCCGCTTGGGCGCCGGGGGGCACAAGCCCCACGGGCCATGCCGCTTTCGACGGCGCAATTCAGGCCGCCGCCGTTGCAGGTGCATCCACGGCCCCACTGCTCGCCAGCTCTGCCACAGGCGATCCCCAGGCCGATGTTTTCAAAGACTTCTAG
- the groES gene encoding co-chaperone GroES — MALKPLQDRVLVRRVESEEKTAGGLIIPESAKEKPSEGEVVACGDGARKDSGELIEMSVKTGDRILFGKWSGTEVTLEGEELLMMKESDILGIIT, encoded by the coding sequence ATGGCATTGAAACCGCTGCAAGACCGCGTGTTGGTTCGCCGTGTAGAATCCGAGGAAAAGACCGCTGGCGGTCTGATCATCCCCGAAAGCGCGAAAGAAAAGCCCTCTGAGGGTGAAGTTGTTGCCTGCGGCGACGGCGCCCGGAAAGACTCTGGCGAGTTGATCGAGATGTCGGTGAAAACCGGCGATCGCATCCTGTTCGGCAAATGGTCCGGCACGGAAGTGACGCTCGAAGGCGAAGAGCTTCTGATGATGAAGGAATCGGACATCTTGGGCATCATCACCTAA